The proteins below come from a single Aquarana catesbeiana isolate 2022-GZ linkage group LG12, ASM4218655v1, whole genome shotgun sequence genomic window:
- the LOC141114010 gene encoding protein-tyrosine kinase 6-like → MDGSFLVRPSKDPGYCLSVRRNKEVLHYKIQKEDSGKVYIFEERFFTCIHDLVHYYRYHLKDHDCLPLTPFLNVNSFSEDTWERPSSDFTLVTKVRSNKIGASEICLWEGYWAEGGRKVLIQTISEEFFKSNNFISGIEIQRTLNHRNIAKLHALCTAQDPIYVVTEFTEKGDLQTFLSGQEGLHLEEAELVYIAHQVADAMAYLEVKRVCYLDLHGQNILVGNNLLCKISQFGLSVQIKGKQSLKVKDKVAVRWMPPEVLQYWEISSKIDVWSFGIVLYEIFTLGQLPYKGLKNKELVTKLVEGYRLPMPPLCTYDIYRLMLECWNEDADKRPSFQKIVESKTFDNQKTFGLSDKYVSVKDFQATAEDEISIKAKERFHVHSILKDRWLVSKVEETERYSIKGYVPCEYLVREKPVEKQSWFFNIEGKEAEILLLSKSSRNGSFLVRPSTDSHYCLSVRKNKEVTHYIIKREDTGRFFINKESSFTCIQDLVVNCQHHLKGHDCLPLTPFIKDPSHMKDPWERPSSDFTLEEKVYETNIDKTSLWKGNWTEGRRKVLIQTISKEFFERRKIMDGIEVLKKLKHKNIIELYALCTTKDPVYIVTEFVGKGDLLFFLRGEKGSLLTELELLHIADQVADGMAYLEVKCVLHLDLTCRRILVGDNLVCKISQFGSAIQKKGDPFILSGVAVPVHFMPPEVLQSKIYSNKTDVWSFGIVLYEIFTLGQKPYTGLKGLEEVRRKVTSGYRLPQPPLCTGDIYTLMLQCWDQYLDGRPSFQEIVESKIFKQRLS, encoded by the exons ATGGATGGTTCTTTCCTAGTCCGACCCAGCAAAGACCCAGGATATTGTCTTTCAG TACGAAGGAACAAAGAGGTCCTCCATTACAAGATCCAGAAAGAAGATTCAGGAAAAGTCTACATCTTTGAAGAAAGATTCTTTACCTGCATCCACGATCTGGTCCACTATTACCGCTATCACCTAAAAGATCATGACTGCCTACCACTCACACCATTTCTTAAC GTTAACAGcttcagtgaggacacctgggAACGACCCTCGTCAGATTTCACATTGGTGACAAAAGTCAGAAGCAATAAGATAGGGGCTTCCGAGATCTGCCTCTGGGAGGGATACTGGGCAGAAGGAGGGAGGAAAGTTCTCATCCAGACCATATCTGAAG AGTTTTTTAAAAGCAACAACTTCATTAGTGGAATTGAGATTCAAAGGACACTAAATCACCGGAATATCGCCAAACTGCACGCACTGTGTACCGCACAGGATCCCATCTACGTTGTCACAGAGTTCACAGAGAAAGGAGACCTTCAGACCTTTTTGAGCG GTCAAGAAGGACTTCATTTAGAGGAAGCGGAGCTCGTGTATATTGCGCACCAAGTGGCAGACGCAATGGCCTACCTGGAAGTGAAACGTGTGTGCTATCTGGACTTGCATGGTCAAAATATCCTGGTTGGCAACAATCTACTTTGCAAAATATCCCAGTTTGGACTTTCCGTCCAGATAAAG GGAAAGCAGTCTCTGAAAGTAAAAGATAAAGTTGCCGTAAGATGGATGCCTCCAGAAGTATTACAGTATTGGGAAATTTCCAGTAAAATTGACGTGTGGTCTTTTGGAATTGTCCTGTATGAGATTTTCACATTGGGGCAGCTCCCATATAAAG GTCTAAAAAATAAGGAACTGGTAACAAAGCTTGTAGAGGGGTACAGACTGCCAATGCCACCGCTATGCACTTATGACATATACAGATTAATGCTGGAATGTTGGAACGAGGATGCTGATAAACGACCCTCATTTCAGAAGATTGTGGAAAGCAAAACATTTGA CAATCAGAAAACGTTTGGTCTTTCTGACAAATACGTCAGTGTAAAAGACTTCCAGGCCACAGCTGAAGATGAAATCAGTATTAAAGCCAAGGAAAGATTCCACGTCCATTCAATCTTAAAAGATCGTTGGCTAGTGAGCAAGGTGGAAGAGACTGAAAGATACTCTATTAAGGGATATGTGCCTTGTGAATATCTGGTCAGAGAAAAGCCTGTGGAGAAACAGAG TTGGTTTTTCAACATAGAGGGCAAAGAGGCGGAGATCCTCCTTCTGTCCAAATCAAGCAGAAATGGTTCTTTCCTCGTCAGACCAAGCACAGACTCACACTATTGTCTGTCAG TGCGGAAGAACAAGGAGGTCACCCACTATATTATTAAAAGAGAAGATACGGGAAGATTTTTCATCAATAAGGAAAGCTCTTTTACCTGCATCCAGGATCTGGTCGTTAACTGCCAACATCACCTAAAAGGTCACGACTGCCTACCGCTCACACCGTTTATAAAA GATCCCAGCCACATGAAGGACCCGTGGGAGAGGCCTTCATCAGACTTTACTTTAGAGGAAAAAGTGTATGAGACTAATATTGACAAAACATCTCTTTGGAAAGGAAATTGGACAGAGGGAAGAAGAAAAGTCCTTATCCAGACCATTTCTAAAG AGTTTtttgaaagaagaaaaataatGGATGGGATTGAGGTTCTGAAGAAGCTGAAGCACAAGAATATCATTGAATTGTATGCCTTGTGTACCACCAAGGATCCTGTCTATATTGTCACAGAATTTGTGGGGAAAGGAGACCTTCTCTTCTTTCTACGTG GGGAAAAAGGATCCCTCCTAACAGAGCTGGAACTTCTTCACATCGCTGATCAAGTAGCGGACGGCATGGCCTACCTGGAAGTAAAATGTGTGCTGCATCTTGACTTGACTTGTCGACGCATCCTGGTTGGAGACAATCTAGTTTGCAAAATCTCCCAATTTGGATCCGCCATTCAGAAAAAG GGTGATCCTTTTATTCTATCAGGTGTTGCTGTTCCAGTACATTTCATGCCACCAGAGGTTCTTCAGAGCAAGATATATTCCAACAAAACAGATGTGTGGTCTTTTGGAATAGTCCTGTATGAGATTTTCACCCTGGGGCAGAAACCATACACAG